Proteins encoded within one genomic window of Schaalia sp. HMT-172:
- a CDS encoding DUF6301 family protein: MSFEFTVLSDDRFIEILEAWVDSPWPKTIEDGYQLRDHFGWVPKEDKPSLFTSDIQPHELSSSFSSRQGVVNSFNFLITDIAPEEARGDSLKDALVIYRHFCDILKSRYGKPKQRKNRNGFYDALYISPQGVGINPGGCRSFVECYIKSPEEMFIESEYARLVAKGYISEDE; the protein is encoded by the coding sequence ATGTCCTTTGAGTTCACCGTGTTGTCCGATGATCGTTTCATCGAGATTCTTGAGGCGTGGGTGGACTCACCCTGGCCCAAAACCATCGAAGACGGCTACCAGTTGCGCGACCACTTCGGCTGGGTACCCAAAGAAGATAAGCCAAGTTTGTTTACTTCCGATATTCAACCTCACGAGCTTTCGTCTAGCTTTAGCAGTCGACAGGGAGTTGTAAATTCATTTAACTTTCTAATTACTGATATTGCGCCTGAGGAGGCTCGGGGGGATTCACTGAAGGATGCCCTGGTGATTTACCGGCACTTCTGCGACATTCTGAAGAGCCGATACGGCAAGCCCAAGCAGCGCAAGAATAGGAACGGGTTTTATGACGCTCTGTATATTTCTCCGCAGGGGGTGGGTATTAATCCGGGGGGATGTCGTTCCTTCGTTGAGTGCTACATTAAGTCTCCTGAGGAGATGTTTATTGAGAGTGAGTATGCGCGTTTGGTCGCCAAGGGGTATATCTCGGAGGACGAGTAG
- a CDS encoding DUF6301 family protein, whose product MSFKFTVLSDDRFIEILQAWVDSPWPKTAEEGYALRDRFGWTPDYREPALFTSDVRPHESSSYFTARDGKIKSLRIPVTDIAPEEVRGDSLEDALVIYRHFCDILKSRYGKPKGRKNRNGHYRSNFVTSQGVGVSVGGTIAHVSCVIKSPEEMFIESEYARLVAKGYISEDE is encoded by the coding sequence ATGTCCTTTAAGTTTACCGTGTTGTCCGATGATCGTTTCATCGAGATCCTCCAGGCCTGGGTGGACTCACCCTGGCCCAAAACCGCCGAAGAAGGATACGCCCTACGAGACCGCTTCGGATGGACGCCAGATTATAGAGAGCCAGCGTTGTTTACCTCCGACGTGCGCCCTCATGAGTCTTCCTCGTATTTCACTGCGCGCGATGGCAAGATCAAGTCTCTCAGGATCCCTGTTACTGATATTGCGCCTGAGGAGGTTCGGGGGGATTCGCTGGAGGATGCCCTGGTGATTTACCGGCACTTCTGCGACATTCTGAAGAGCCGGTACGGCAAGCCCAAGGGTCGGAAGAATAGAAATGGTCATTACCGTTCGAACTTTGTGACGTCTCAGGGTGTTGGCGTGAGTGTGGGGGGCACCATCGCTCACGTGAGTTGTGTCATTAAGTCTCCTGAGGAGATGTTTATTGAGAGCGAGTATGCGCGTTTGGTCGCCAAGGGGTATATCTCGGAGGACGAGTAG
- a CDS encoding MFS transporter, with product MLGTYLDILRYRQAWKFSAAGLILRLPMSMVGLSTILLVRAEYGNYTLAGAVAAVNIIVMALCAPILARRVDRYGQLRVMGPAWIISTVSMCALVAATLMHAPEWLLFIPAALAGATWGAPGALVRSRWTTILNKPGQLTTAYALESAVDEFVYIVGPVLSTVLGTALHPATGLAISIVSLAVGGALFLSRRSSEPATIPYDPHAPRESVIRKPVVLVMAATYIGMGMTFGAMEVSMVSFTEELGAPALGGILLALFSIGSLTAALFYGARTWRRPTWQLFAIGVIAMAIGMSLFPVAFNIWTMAAVILVTGLTCAPTMTNVNVIIQQSVSAAKLTEGLTWMSTSINLGTSLGTAIAGPAIDAIGARGGLFTMAGAGWAMVALMLIGLPALRKNTAAPTPELPLD from the coding sequence ATGCTGGGTACCTATCTCGACATTTTGCGTTACCGTCAGGCCTGGAAGTTTTCCGCTGCCGGGCTGATTCTGCGCCTCCCTATGTCGATGGTGGGTTTGTCCACGATCCTGTTGGTGCGCGCCGAGTACGGCAACTACACGCTGGCCGGTGCCGTTGCCGCGGTCAACATCATCGTCATGGCGCTCTGCGCGCCCATCCTCGCCCGCCGCGTCGACCGCTACGGGCAGCTGCGCGTCATGGGGCCCGCGTGGATCATCTCCACCGTGTCGATGTGCGCGCTGGTGGCCGCCACCCTCATGCATGCACCCGAGTGGCTGCTGTTCATCCCGGCGGCCCTCGCGGGCGCCACGTGGGGCGCTCCGGGCGCGCTCGTGCGCTCACGCTGGACCACGATCCTGAACAAGCCCGGCCAGTTGACGACCGCCTACGCCCTCGAGTCGGCGGTCGACGAGTTCGTCTACATCGTGGGGCCCGTGCTCTCCACGGTCCTGGGCACGGCCCTGCACCCGGCGACCGGCTTGGCGATCTCCATCGTGAGCCTGGCGGTGGGCGGCGCGCTCTTCCTGTCTCGCCGTTCCTCCGAGCCCGCGACGATCCCCTACGACCCGCACGCCCCGCGCGAGTCCGTCATCCGCAAGCCCGTCGTCCTCGTCATGGCTGCCACCTACATTGGCATGGGCATGACCTTCGGCGCGATGGAGGTCTCGATGGTCAGCTTCACCGAGGAGCTGGGCGCTCCCGCGCTCGGCGGCATCCTCCTGGCACTCTTTTCGATCGGTTCACTGACCGCGGCCCTGTTCTACGGGGCGCGCACGTGGAGGCGCCCCACCTGGCAGCTCTTCGCGATCGGCGTCATCGCGATGGCGATCGGCATGAGCCTGTTCCCCGTCGCCTTCAACATCTGGACGATGGCCGCCGTCATCCTTGTCACGGGCCTGACCTGCGCCCCGACGATGACGAACGTCAACGTCATCATTCAGCAGTCCGTGTCCGCTGCGAAGCTCACCGAGGGCCTGACCTGGATGTCAACCTCGATCAACCTGGGCACCTCGCTGGGCACGGCGATCGCCGGGCCCGCGATCGACGCGATCGGCGCACGCGGCGGCCTCTTCACCATGGCGGGTGCCGGGTGGGCGATGGTCGCCCTCATGCTCATCGGCCTGCCCGCCCTGCGTAAGAATACGGCCGCCCCGACGCCCGAGCTCCCCCTCGACTGA
- a CDS encoding multicopper oxidase domain-containing protein, translating to MADLNLSASPSPGGKNPKASAPKGAASKETPKLRMSPAGDHSPVSRTAGAIIGVVSVVALALAIFLSNPTAPTTQGTGAGTGTTASSVTPTGHTTRVSVGVEGMAFTPNHIEVPVGDRLIIDFTNSGDQRHDLVFETGVTSGSLATGETKELDLGVISGDVEGWCSLPGHREMGMTLHVQATGVSSGTSSSGASSSAGASASGGHAGHDHGQDAAAGPATPTELTDYAATITPRDPVLPPATSETERHYTFTVTEQTVNVTSSLTRQTWTFNGDAPGPILRGHIGDTFHITLVNNGTMSHSLDFHAGLVSPDQVMRSIEPGQTLEYTFVAKNAGIWLYHCSTAPMSMHIANGMFGAVIIDPTDLGTVDREYVMVASELYLGADGQSADASLLSALAPNAMAFNGVPFQYKAHPIQIKTNERVRVWVMDAGPNLATTFHVVGTQFDTVWREGAYVIRGGGSGGGWGQVLTLGAAEGGFVEFTPLEAGHYSFVNHALSLAEKGQVGVFEVSD from the coding sequence GTGGCTGACCTGAACCTGTCTGCGTCACCGTCGCCGGGAGGCAAGAACCCGAAGGCGTCCGCCCCGAAGGGCGCCGCGTCGAAGGAAACGCCGAAGCTGCGCATGAGCCCGGCGGGCGACCACTCGCCCGTGAGCCGCACGGCGGGCGCGATCATCGGCGTTGTCTCCGTCGTGGCGCTCGCGCTGGCGATCTTCCTGTCTAACCCCACCGCGCCAACGACGCAGGGCACGGGCGCGGGGACGGGAACCACGGCCTCGTCCGTGACGCCGACCGGGCACACGACCCGCGTGTCGGTGGGCGTCGAGGGCATGGCCTTCACACCCAACCACATTGAGGTCCCGGTCGGCGACCGCCTCATCATTGACTTCACGAACTCGGGGGACCAGCGCCACGACCTGGTGTTCGAGACGGGCGTGACCTCCGGGTCTCTGGCGACCGGCGAGACGAAGGAACTGGACCTCGGCGTCATCTCCGGGGACGTCGAGGGCTGGTGCTCCCTGCCCGGACACCGCGAGATGGGTATGACCCTGCACGTGCAGGCCACGGGCGTATCCTCGGGTACCTCGTCCTCCGGCGCCTCCTCCTCGGCGGGGGCCTCGGCCTCGGGCGGCCACGCGGGCCACGACCACGGCCAGGATGCCGCCGCGGGACCCGCTACCCCGACCGAGCTGACGGACTACGCGGCGACGATCACCCCGCGCGACCCGGTCCTGCCGCCCGCCACAAGCGAGACCGAGCGCCACTACACGTTCACGGTCACCGAGCAGACCGTCAACGTCACGAGCTCGCTGACCCGCCAGACGTGGACCTTCAACGGGGACGCGCCCGGCCCGATCCTGCGCGGACACATCGGCGACACCTTCCATATCACGCTGGTCAACAACGGGACGATGAGCCACTCGCTGGACTTCCACGCGGGCCTCGTCTCCCCCGACCAGGTCATGCGCTCGATCGAACCCGGGCAGACCCTCGAGTACACCTTCGTCGCGAAGAACGCGGGCATCTGGCTCTACCACTGCTCGACCGCGCCCATGTCCATGCACATCGCGAACGGCATGTTCGGCGCCGTCATCATCGACCCGACCGACCTGGGTACGGTCGACCGCGAGTACGTGATGGTCGCCTCCGAGCTCTACCTGGGCGCGGACGGGCAGAGCGCGGACGCCTCCCTCCTGTCGGCCCTGGCGCCCAACGCGATGGCCTTCAACGGCGTGCCCTTCCAGTACAAGGCGCACCCCATCCAGATCAAGACCAACGAGCGCGTGCGCGTGTGGGTCATGGACGCGGGCCCGAACCTGGCGACAACCTTCCACGTCGTGGGCACCCAGTTCGACACCGTGTGGCGCGAGGGCGCCTACGTCATCCGCGGCGGCGGGAGCGGCGGCGGTTGGGGACAGGTCCTGACCCTGGGCGCCGCCGAGGGCGGCTTCGTCGAGTTCACGCCGCTCGAGGCCGGCCACTACTCCTTCGTCAACCACGCGCTCTCCCTGGCGGAAAAAGGCCAGGTTGGCGTCTTCGAGGTGAGCGACTGA
- a CDS encoding DUF6301 family protein, with translation MSFEFTVLSDDRFIEILQAWVDSPWPKTAEDGYALRDRFGWVPAEDKPSLFTSDVRPDELSSSFSVSGGNIRSMRVPITDIAPEEAWGYSLEPAKVIYRHFCEILTRRYGKAKQRSSKKERYRSTFITPQGVGVKVGGNDALVSCIVESPEEMFIASEYARLVAKGYISEDE, from the coding sequence ATGTCCTTTGAGTTCACCGTGTTGTCCGATGATCGTTTCATCGAGATCCTCCAGGCGTGGGTGGATTCGCCTTGGCCTAAGACTGCTGAAGATGGCTACGCCCTACGCGACCGCTTCGGGTGGGTGCCTGCGGAGGATAAGCCGAGTTTGTTTACTTCGGATGTTCGTCCCGACGAACTATCCTCGAGCTTCTCTGTCAGCGGTGGAAACATCAGGTCTATGCGTGTACCGATCACTGATATTGCGCCGGAGGAGGCTTGGGGGTATTCGTTGGAGCCGGCGAAGGTGATTTATCGGCATTTCTGTGAGATTTTGACGCGCCGGTATGGGAAGGCGAAGCAGCGTAGCAGTAAGAAGGAGCGTTATCGTTCTACTTTTATTACCCCGCAGGGTGTGGGCGTGAAGGTGGGCGGTAATGATGCGCTGGTCAGCTGCATTGTTGAGTCTCCTGAGGAGATGTTTATTGCCAGCGAGTATGCGCGTCTGGTCGCCAAGGGGTACATCTCGGAGGACGAGTAG